In a genomic window of Oncorhynchus masou masou isolate Uvic2021 chromosome 4, UVic_Omas_1.1, whole genome shotgun sequence:
- the LOC135524061 gene encoding mitochondrial glycine transporter B-like isoform X2: MELALAHPALKAFMCGSLSGTCSTLLFQPLDLVKTRLQTLQNIMKPGAPKVGMMTVLVQVIRTETFLGLWKGVSPSFVRCIPGVGIYFSTFYSLKQHYFQEGRAPNAGEAVLLGAGARAVAGVCMLPVTVIKTRFESGRYNYVSVLGALKSVCETEGPRALFSGLTATLLRDAPFSGIYVMFYSQAKRSLPPEVSSSPYAPLGNFGCGVMAGVLASVVTQPADVVKTHIQVSPSHWTTKDAIRYIYMEHGLRGFFRGAVPRSLRRTLMAAMAWTVYEQLMARMGLKS; the protein is encoded by the exons ATGGAGTTGGCACTG gcgCATCCAGCTCTCAAGGCCTTCATGTGTGGCTCCCTGAGCGGCACCTGCTCCACGCTGCTCTTCCAGCCTCTGGACCTGGTCAAGACGCGCCTGCAGACCCTGCAGAACATCATGAAGCCTGG agctccTAAGGTGGGGATGATGACAGTGCTTGTCCAGGTCATTCGGACAGAGACTTTCCTGGGCCTGTGGAAGGGAGTGTCACCG tcgtTTGTGCGCTGTATCCCAGGCGTAGGGATCTACTTCTCTACCTTCTACTCACTGAAGCAGCACTACTTCCAGGAGGGCCGGGCCCCTAACGCTGGGGAGGCTGTGCTGCTGGGGGCCGGGGCCAGGGCCGTGGCTGGTGTCTGCATGCTGCCTGTCACCGTCATAAAGACACGCTTCGAG AGCGGACGGTACAACTACGTGAGCGTCCTGGGAGCTCTGAAGAGCGTGTGTGAGACGGAGGggcccagggctctgttctccgGGCTGACGGCCACACTGCTCCGAGACGCCCCCTTCTCTGGCATCTACGTCATGTTCTACAGCCAGGCCAAGAGGTCCCTGCCACCAG AGGTGAGCTCGTCGCCCTATGCCCCGTTGGGGAACTTTGGCTGTGGGGTGATGGCTGGAGTCCTAGCCTCTGTGGTCACCCAGCCAGCTGACGTGGTCAAGACTCACATCCAGGTCAGCCCCTCCCACTGGACAACCAAGGATGCCATTCGCTACATCTACATG gaGCATGGTCTGAGGGGTTTCTTCCGTGGGGCTGTGCCACGCTCTCTGAGGAGGACTCTGATGGCAGCCATGGCCTGGACCGTCTACGAACAGCTGATGGCCCGCATGGGACTcaagtcctga
- the LOC135524061 gene encoding mitochondrial glycine transporter B-like isoform X1, translating into MELALQQHREREVKEGDMQQKQDSQGGKPSSILGKAHPALKAFMCGSLSGTCSTLLFQPLDLVKTRLQTLQNIMKPGAPKVGMMTVLVQVIRTETFLGLWKGVSPSFVRCIPGVGIYFSTFYSLKQHYFQEGRAPNAGEAVLLGAGARAVAGVCMLPVTVIKTRFESGRYNYVSVLGALKSVCETEGPRALFSGLTATLLRDAPFSGIYVMFYSQAKRSLPPEVSSSPYAPLGNFGCGVMAGVLASVVTQPADVVKTHIQVSPSHWTTKDAIRYIYMEHGLRGFFRGAVPRSLRRTLMAAMAWTVYEQLMARMGLKS; encoded by the exons ATGGAGTTGGCACTG cagcagcacagagagagagaggtgaaagagggAGACATGCAACAGAAACAGGATTCTCAAGGAGGCAAACCCTCAAGCATCTTGGGAAAG gcgCATCCAGCTCTCAAGGCCTTCATGTGTGGCTCCCTGAGCGGCACCTGCTCCACGCTGCTCTTCCAGCCTCTGGACCTGGTCAAGACGCGCCTGCAGACCCTGCAGAACATCATGAAGCCTGG agctccTAAGGTGGGGATGATGACAGTGCTTGTCCAGGTCATTCGGACAGAGACTTTCCTGGGCCTGTGGAAGGGAGTGTCACCG tcgtTTGTGCGCTGTATCCCAGGCGTAGGGATCTACTTCTCTACCTTCTACTCACTGAAGCAGCACTACTTCCAGGAGGGCCGGGCCCCTAACGCTGGGGAGGCTGTGCTGCTGGGGGCCGGGGCCAGGGCCGTGGCTGGTGTCTGCATGCTGCCTGTCACCGTCATAAAGACACGCTTCGAG AGCGGACGGTACAACTACGTGAGCGTCCTGGGAGCTCTGAAGAGCGTGTGTGAGACGGAGGggcccagggctctgttctccgGGCTGACGGCCACACTGCTCCGAGACGCCCCCTTCTCTGGCATCTACGTCATGTTCTACAGCCAGGCCAAGAGGTCCCTGCCACCAG AGGTGAGCTCGTCGCCCTATGCCCCGTTGGGGAACTTTGGCTGTGGGGTGATGGCTGGAGTCCTAGCCTCTGTGGTCACCCAGCCAGCTGACGTGGTCAAGACTCACATCCAGGTCAGCCCCTCCCACTGGACAACCAAGGATGCCATTCGCTACATCTACATG gaGCATGGTCTGAGGGGTTTCTTCCGTGGGGCTGTGCCACGCTCTCTGAGGAGGACTCTGATGGCAGCCATGGCCTGGACCGTCTACGAACAGCTGATGGCCCGCATGGGACTcaagtcctga